From a region of the Gemmatimonadota bacterium genome:
- the rodA gene encoding rod shape-determining protein RodA — protein MIRALERWAVDPLLVFAIFAMTLFGVAMIYSAGVVHIPNDVTQYAWIRQAAWFVIALVAFTVLARVPLRWIEWVAVPSYVIGVLLLAITLVIGTGAGTAVGVKSWIRIGPIGFQPSEVAKIATILMLARVLSQRKEQLTSLRDLLVPSALVGLPLALVMLQPDLGTAVAFGGILFAILFWAGTPVVLLLLVASPAVGLALSFDTRIWSAYIVGVIAFLYLYRYRLFLFESVAVVLANFAAGTISRPLWESLATYQQNRILVFLNPEVDPRGAGYQVIQSKVAVGSGGLTGQGFTMGPQKRYDFLPEQHTDFIFSVVGEELGFVGTMAVILGFGFILARLVRMAERSPDPFAGLVLLGIFGAWIVHIFVNVGMTIGVVPIIGIPLPFVSYGGTFLLMSWVAVAIAVRVAHER, from the coding sequence GTGATCCGCGCGCTCGAAAGGTGGGCGGTGGACCCTCTGCTCGTCTTCGCCATTTTCGCGATGACGCTCTTCGGAGTCGCGATGATCTACTCCGCAGGGGTAGTCCACATCCCGAACGACGTGACGCAATACGCGTGGATTCGCCAGGCCGCGTGGTTCGTGATCGCGCTGGTAGCGTTCACGGTCCTCGCCCGGGTCCCGCTGCGCTGGATCGAGTGGGTCGCGGTCCCGTCATACGTGATCGGCGTTCTCCTGCTCGCCATCACACTCGTCATCGGGACGGGCGCTGGAACGGCCGTCGGCGTGAAGAGCTGGATTCGTATCGGCCCGATCGGGTTCCAGCCGTCCGAAGTCGCCAAGATCGCGACGATCCTGATGCTTGCCCGAGTGCTCTCCCAGCGGAAAGAGCAGCTCACCTCGCTGCGCGACCTGCTTGTGCCATCGGCGCTCGTGGGACTCCCGCTCGCGCTCGTCATGCTGCAGCCGGACCTGGGTACCGCGGTGGCGTTCGGCGGAATCCTCTTCGCGATCTTGTTCTGGGCGGGTACCCCGGTGGTGCTGCTGCTTCTCGTCGCGAGCCCAGCGGTGGGTCTGGCGCTCTCCTTCGACACACGGATCTGGTCGGCGTACATCGTCGGGGTGATTGCTTTCCTATATCTGTACCGTTACCGCCTCTTCCTATTCGAATCAGTCGCCGTGGTATTGGCGAATTTCGCGGCCGGCACGATCTCGCGGCCGCTCTGGGAATCTCTCGCGACGTACCAGCAGAACCGCATCCTCGTCTTCCTCAATCCGGAGGTCGACCCGCGCGGGGCGGGCTATCAGGTCATACAGTCGAAAGTGGCGGTCGGTAGTGGGGGTCTAACTGGACAGGGGTTCACCATGGGCCCGCAGAAGCGTTACGACTTCCTGCCGGAGCAGCACACGGACTTCATCTTCAGCGTGGTAGGCGAGGAGCTGGGCTTCGTGGGCACGATGGCCGTCATCCTCGGATTCGGCTTCATTCTAGCGCGCTTGGTGCGCATGGCCGAGCGGTCCCCGGATCCCTTTGCCGGCCTAGTCCTGCTCGGTATCTTCGGGGCCTGGATAGTCCACATTTTTGTCAATGTCGGGATGACCATCGGGGTCGTGCCGATCATTGGCATCCCGCTGCCCTTCGTGAGCTATGGCGGCACGTTCCTCCTGATGTCCTGGGTCGCCGTCGCGATCGCCGTCCGGGTGGCCCACGAACGATAG
- the mrdA gene encoding penicillin-binding protein 2 has translation MNVHHPHERRRRARGAHILIALSFGLLAASFFRIQVLGSDAWELRSTSNRIRQLPLPAPRGIIYDRNGEMLADNVPGYAITLLPGPLDEARETLERMGAHVDMPEERIERLLATLRRYGREVVVDADADFEIVSALEERHDEFPGLYIEMRPRRRYLLGEAAGHVLGYVGEITAEELGSDAFADDRYRQGMLVGKNGIEKQYERLLQGRQGLKYLEFDALGRIVGDFAGVRTDSGEPGQNLVLNLDMELQAWIHSIFPDSMSGAVVALDPSDGGVLALYSAPSYDPNDFVGGISTELWASLNADERNPLFDRAVLGKYPPASTWKLATAAIALDLGVVTPDEYMAVPCTGSFTFGTRSYGCWSAQGHGFNNLTEAIRNSCDVYFYQLGLRITLDRLLRRATEIGFSQRCGIDLPQESQGTFPADRSFWERRFGYAPREGEVLSLAIGQGPNDQTPLKMAQFYVALARDGSAPPPALAQGVDLGEGWSLDLAPEHLETLLDGLRAVTAPGGTAHFGTSLEYWEVLGKTGTAEHALSQAGLAPPHAWFTGMAGPFGGPPEIVVVVIVEYGQSGSRVAAPIMSKTADFYLRKKYGIPIDSVQTYLEHVQRGPVPAWYRDRYPTNGGTR, from the coding sequence GTGAACGTACATCACCCGCACGAGCGTCGGCGACGGGCGCGAGGTGCGCACATTCTCATTGCGCTCTCTTTCGGTCTGCTCGCGGCTTCGTTCTTCCGCATACAAGTTCTGGGGTCGGACGCCTGGGAACTCAGGTCGACTTCGAACCGGATCCGCCAGCTGCCGCTACCTGCGCCGCGCGGCATCATCTACGACCGGAACGGAGAGATGCTCGCCGACAATGTGCCAGGGTACGCGATCACCTTGCTGCCCGGTCCCCTCGACGAGGCGCGCGAGACACTCGAGCGCATGGGTGCGCACGTCGACATGCCAGAGGAGCGGATCGAACGACTGCTCGCCACGCTGCGCCGGTACGGGCGAGAGGTCGTGGTGGACGCTGATGCAGACTTCGAGATTGTGAGCGCACTCGAGGAACGTCACGACGAGTTCCCGGGCCTTTACATCGAGATGCGGCCGCGCCGCCGGTACCTGCTGGGAGAGGCCGCCGGGCACGTCCTAGGATACGTGGGAGAGATCACCGCGGAGGAATTGGGCTCGGACGCGTTCGCTGACGATCGCTACCGCCAGGGCATGCTGGTCGGCAAGAATGGGATCGAGAAACAGTACGAGCGGCTCCTTCAGGGCCGGCAGGGACTCAAGTACCTCGAGTTCGATGCACTAGGGCGCATCGTCGGTGACTTCGCCGGTGTTCGCACGGACTCGGGCGAACCGGGGCAGAACCTCGTGCTGAACCTGGACATGGAGCTCCAGGCGTGGATCCACTCGATTTTTCCGGATTCGATGTCAGGAGCGGTCGTCGCGCTCGATCCCTCGGACGGGGGTGTCCTGGCGCTCTACTCAGCACCCTCGTACGACCCGAACGACTTCGTAGGAGGGATCAGCACGGAGCTGTGGGCGTCTCTCAACGCGGATGAGCGCAATCCGCTGTTCGACCGGGCGGTGCTCGGAAAATACCCGCCCGCATCGACATGGAAGTTGGCTACTGCGGCGATCGCGCTGGACCTCGGTGTGGTGACGCCAGATGAGTATATGGCCGTGCCTTGTACCGGTTCCTTCACGTTTGGGACCCGGTCCTACGGATGCTGGTCCGCTCAAGGGCACGGCTTCAACAACTTGACCGAAGCGATCCGCAACTCGTGCGACGTCTACTTCTACCAGCTCGGGCTCCGCATCACGTTGGACCGCCTGCTCCGTCGCGCGACCGAGATCGGGTTCAGCCAGCGCTGTGGCATCGACCTCCCTCAAGAGAGCCAGGGCACGTTTCCAGCTGACCGGTCGTTTTGGGAACGGCGCTTCGGGTACGCACCACGAGAGGGCGAGGTGCTCAGTCTCGCGATCGGGCAGGGGCCCAACGACCAGACCCCGCTCAAGATGGCGCAGTTCTACGTGGCGCTCGCGCGCGACGGGTCCGCGCCGCCCCCTGCGCTCGCCCAGGGCGTCGATCTGGGGGAGGGGTGGTCTCTCGACCTCGCGCCTGAACACTTGGAGACGCTTCTCGACGGCTTACGCGCCGTAACGGCTCCGGGAGGGACAGCCCACTTTGGGACCTCGCTGGAGTACTGGGAGGTCCTCGGCAAAACGGGCACGGCTGAGCACGCGCTGAGCCAGGCGGGCCTCGCACCCCCACACGCCTGGTTCACCGGTATGGCTGGGCCGTTCGGCGGTCCGCCCGAGATCGTGGTCGTGGTGATCGTCGAGTACGGGCAGAGCGGGAGCCGAGTAGCAGCGCCGATCATGTCCAAGACCGCGGACTTCTACCTCCGCAAGAAATACGGCATCCCGATCGACTCGGTGCAGACCTATCTCGAGCACGTTCAGCGAGGCCCGGTACCCGCGTGGTACCGCGATCGCTATCCCACGAACGGCGGCACGCGGTGA
- a CDS encoding rod shape-determining protein MreC: MPAYGAKQETNGGRRPGMLAVTFVILALSTSYLPATAQQRIAWTMRVTVLRPFLATQERLAAARMNARNVDELMGQIDSMTAVLSTQAALLDENRTLRDLLDLAERAGPSFLPATVLRSGTAGSESQFLLLVGAAQGIHEGAPVVTWRGLVGVILEVREEISLGMDWTHPDFRVSAMLQDGSMFGIVENRRGAFREVDRLVLNGTAFNEEVLPGTPVLTSGLGGVYPRGIPVGVVDGVEETQGQWGKSYWLRPMVEPGEVTHVLVATRGAGDDIAALWSADTVQTAEARARAGRSP, encoded by the coding sequence GTGCCGGCGTACGGAGCCAAGCAGGAGACCAACGGCGGCCGTCGACCGGGCATGCTCGCGGTTACCTTCGTGATCCTCGCGCTCTCGACATCGTATCTGCCAGCCACCGCCCAGCAGCGGATCGCGTGGACGATGAGGGTTACGGTTCTGCGTCCGTTCCTCGCGACGCAAGAGCGTCTCGCGGCGGCCCGAATGAATGCGCGGAACGTCGACGAGCTCATGGGGCAGATCGATTCGATGACCGCGGTGCTCTCCACGCAGGCAGCGCTCCTCGACGAGAACCGTACACTGCGCGATCTACTCGACCTCGCTGAGCGCGCGGGGCCGTCGTTCCTGCCGGCGACGGTGCTCCGGTCCGGTACGGCTGGCTCGGAAAGCCAGTTTCTGCTGCTGGTCGGCGCCGCTCAGGGGATCCACGAGGGTGCTCCGGTGGTGACCTGGCGCGGCCTCGTAGGGGTGATTCTCGAAGTGCGGGAGGAGATCTCGCTGGGCATGGACTGGACCCACCCGGACTTCAGGGTGAGCGCCATGCTCCAGGATGGGTCGATGTTCGGCATCGTCGAGAACCGACGCGGTGCGTTCCGCGAGGTGGACCGTCTCGTGCTCAACGGGACGGCCTTCAACGAGGAGGTCCTGCCAGGCACACCCGTCCTGACCAGCGGATTGGGTGGCGTATATCCGCGGGGGATTCCGGTGGGGGTAGTCGACGGAGTGGAGGAAACGCAGGGGCAGTGGGGAAAGAGCTATTGGCTACGGCCGATGGTCGAGCCGGGGGAAGTCACGCACGTTCTGGTCGCCACCCGAGGCGCCGGGGACGATATCGCGGCTCTGTGGTCGGCGGATACGGTGCAGACGGCGGAGGCGCGGGCGCGCGCGGGACGCAGCCCGTGA
- a CDS encoding rod shape-determining protein: MSDWLGSGRLVPVNDIGVDLGTSNTLVYVKGEGIVLNEPSVVAVNKGSQRIMGIGLEAKRMLGRTPEGIEAIRPLKDGVIADVDITELMLRHFLKQVTQKRVFRIKPRVVVGVPSGITELERRAVRSSAMSAGAKVVYMVDEPMAAAIGVGLPIETPTGNMVIDIGGGTTEIAVIALSGIVSNTSIRVGGDELDAAIVTFLRKNYNLLIGEPTSEAIKIQIGSAFDFGEEREMDVKGRDLVSGIPKTVKVHSQEVRECIQEPIQAIVEAVRRALEITPPELSSDIVDRGIVMTGGGALIRGLDRLLRHETNLPIHVDDEPLTCVVRGAGRILDDLQKYRTVLVP; encoded by the coding sequence CTGAGCGACTGGCTTGGCTCGGGGCGTCTCGTCCCGGTAAACGACATCGGCGTCGACCTAGGTACTTCGAACACGCTCGTCTATGTGAAAGGCGAGGGCATCGTCCTGAACGAGCCCTCGGTAGTTGCGGTCAACAAGGGCAGTCAGCGCATCATGGGCATCGGCCTGGAGGCGAAGCGGATGCTGGGCAGGACGCCCGAGGGCATCGAGGCGATCCGACCGCTCAAGGACGGCGTCATCGCAGACGTCGACATCACCGAGTTGATGCTGCGGCACTTTCTCAAGCAGGTGACCCAGAAGCGAGTCTTCCGTATCAAGCCGCGGGTGGTGGTGGGTGTGCCATCCGGTATCACGGAGCTCGAGCGACGTGCCGTACGCTCGTCCGCGATGTCAGCCGGCGCCAAGGTCGTCTACATGGTCGACGAGCCGATGGCAGCTGCGATCGGTGTCGGGCTCCCTATCGAGACCCCGACTGGAAACATGGTAATCGACATTGGTGGTGGTACGACTGAGATCGCGGTCATCGCGCTGTCGGGTATCGTGTCGAACACGTCGATTCGGGTCGGGGGCGATGAGCTCGACGCCGCCATCGTGACATTCCTTCGCAAGAACTACAACCTCCTCATCGGCGAGCCGACGTCCGAGGCGATCAAGATCCAGATCGGCTCGGCGTTCGACTTCGGCGAAGAGCGGGAGATGGACGTGAAGGGGAGAGACCTTGTCTCCGGAATCCCGAAGACGGTCAAGGTACACTCGCAGGAGGTGCGCGAATGCATACAGGAGCCGATCCAAGCCATCGTCGAGGCTGTACGGCGCGCCCTGGAGATCACGCCTCCCGAGCTGTCTTCGGACATTGTCGATCGTGGTATCGTCATGACCGGCGGTGGAGCACTGATCCGGGGACTCGATCGGCTCTTACGACACGAGACCAACCTACCGATCCACGTGGACGACGAGCCGCTCACGTGTGTCGTGCGGGGCGCAGGCCGCATCCTCGACGACCTGCAAAAGTACCGCACCGTCCTGGTCCCGTAG
- the dut gene encoding dUTP diphosphatase — translation MTSLVRFLRLPSNPDLPLPCRGTPQAAGYDIRSAEDEVVLQPGEIRLVSTGLVIELPELMECQVRPRSGLALKHGITLPNSPGTIDPDYRGEIRVIMQNLGPQAVTLRRGERIAQLVFSRFEAPQVVEVDELSETERGEGGFGSTGTS, via the coding sequence TTGACCTCGCTCGTCCGCTTTCTCCGGCTTCCGTCCAACCCGGACCTGCCGCTGCCGTGTCGTGGCACGCCCCAAGCGGCCGGCTACGACATCCGCTCTGCCGAGGACGAGGTCGTGCTGCAACCGGGCGAGATCCGGCTCGTGAGCACGGGCCTCGTCATCGAGCTGCCCGAGCTTATGGAATGCCAGGTTCGGCCGCGTTCTGGGCTCGCGCTCAAGCACGGAATCACACTCCCCAACAGCCCCGGTACGATCGATCCGGATTACCGGGGCGAAATCCGAGTCATCATGCAGAACCTCGGTCCGCAGGCCGTTACATTGCGACGCGGAGAGCGGATCGCGCAGCTCGTGTTTTCCCGCTTCGAGGCCCCGCAGGTGGTCGAGGTGGACGAGTTGAGCGAAACCGAGAGGGGCGAGGGCGGGTTCGGTAGTACCGGAACGAGCTAA
- the ald gene encoding alanine dehydrogenase, whose amino-acid sequence MLIGVPKEIKSDEYRVALPPAGAEMLTQAGHEVLVEKGAGLGSGFTDDFYENAGAAIVEAADEVWAQAEMVMKVKEPIESEWPRMREGQVIFTYFHFAANEALTRACVESGAIAIAYETVELPTGELPLLTPMSEVAGRMAIQEGAKYLEKPQGGLGVLLGGVPGVLPGKVLILGGGVVGTNAAKMAAGMGARVHLMDINLERLRYLDDVMPANVHMLYSTSYAIRKQVRDADLIVGAVLIPGAKAPHLIRREDLSLMRPGTVIVDVAVDQGGCVETIRPTTHRDPVYTVDDVIHYAVANMPGGVPRTSTLALTNATLPYAMSLAGKGWKQACLDDGALKLGVNVVSGHVTYRGVAEAFDMECHDTDGFLD is encoded by the coding sequence ATGCTGATCGGTGTACCGAAGGAGATCAAAAGCGACGAGTATCGCGTCGCGTTACCACCGGCGGGCGCGGAGATGCTCACGCAGGCCGGGCACGAGGTCCTAGTAGAAAAGGGTGCGGGTTTGGGTAGCGGCTTCACCGATGACTTCTACGAGAATGCCGGTGCGGCGATAGTCGAGGCCGCGGACGAAGTCTGGGCGCAGGCCGAGATGGTTATGAAGGTGAAGGAGCCCATCGAGTCTGAGTGGCCCCGCATGCGCGAGGGCCAGGTCATTTTCACCTACTTCCACTTTGCTGCCAACGAAGCGCTCACCAGAGCGTGCGTCGAGTCCGGGGCGATCGCGATCGCGTATGAGACGGTCGAGCTGCCCACCGGAGAGCTGCCGTTGCTCACGCCGATGAGCGAGGTCGCAGGCCGCATGGCGATCCAGGAGGGTGCGAAGTACCTGGAGAAGCCTCAGGGTGGCCTCGGTGTGCTGTTGGGAGGTGTGCCCGGTGTGTTGCCGGGCAAGGTGCTCATCCTGGGTGGTGGAGTTGTCGGAACCAACGCGGCGAAGATGGCTGCCGGCATGGGGGCCCGCGTGCACCTGATGGACATCAACCTCGAGCGCCTACGCTACCTCGACGACGTGATGCCGGCGAACGTGCACATGCTCTACAGCACGAGCTACGCGATCCGCAAGCAGGTTCGAGATGCCGACCTGATCGTCGGTGCGGTTCTCATCCCCGGCGCGAAGGCGCCCCACCTCATCCGTCGCGAGGATCTCAGCCTCATGCGCCCCGGCACGGTGATCGTCGACGTCGCGGTCGACCAGGGCGGGTGCGTAGAGACCATCAGGCCCACCACGCATCGCGATCCAGTCTACACGGTCGATGACGTCATCCACTATGCGGTAGCGAACATGCCCGGTGGGGTTCCTCGTACGAGCACGCTTGCTCTCACCAACGCGACCCTACCGTACGCGATGTCTCTTGCGGGCAAGGGCTGGAAACAGGCGTGCCTCGATGACGGGGCGCTGAAGCTCGGCGTGAACGTCGTCAGCGGCCATGTAACGTACCGCGGTGTCGCGGAAGCTTTTGACATGGAGTGCCACGACACCGACGGCTTCCTCGATTGA